In one window of Henckelia pumila isolate YLH828 chromosome 1, ASM3356847v2, whole genome shotgun sequence DNA:
- the LOC140876000 gene encoding glucose-1-phosphate adenylyltransferase large subunit 3, chloroplastic/amyloplastic yields MAITADGRIALSAAGVQRSTARFSGITGKHVKFCNGQLMGTKLKFTNTSPQKRNNDNAVRSHVHMSLTAEVAGETKLRDLEMEKRDPRTVVAIILGGGAGTRLFPLTKRRAKPAVPIGGSYRLIDVPMSNCINSGINKVYILTQFNSASLNRHLARAYNFGSGFGDGYVEVLAATQTPGEAGKNWFQGTADAVRQFHWLFEDPRSKDLEDVLILSGDHLYRMDYMDFVQSHRQSGADITISSLPIDDSRASDFGLMKIDNEGRVISFSEKPKGNELKAMAVDTTVLGLSQEEAKKKPYIASMGVYVFKKEILLNLLRWRFPTANDFGSEIIPASAKEFVIKAYLFNDYWEDIGTIRSFFEANLALTEHPPRFSFYDATKPIYTSRRNLPPSKIDDSKIVDSIISHGSFLTNCFVEHSVIGIRSRINSNAHLKDTVMLGADSYETDSEVAYLLGKGKVPVGIGENTKIKECIIDKNARIGKNVIIANSEGIQEADRTSEGFHIRSGVTVIMKNSTIKDGTVI; encoded by the exons ATGGCCATCACTGCAGATGGACGTATCGCCCTATCGGCTGCCGGAGTGCAGCGCAGCACGGCTCGATTTTCCGGCATAACTGGGAAGCATGTTAAGTTTTGTAATGGACAGTTGATGGGAACGAAGCTGAAGTTTACTAATACATCACCTCAGAAAAGGAACAATGACAATGCTGTTAGGAGTCATGTCCACATGTCTCTTACTGCAGAAGTTGCAGGTGAGACCAAG TTGAGGGACCTGGAGATGGAGAAGAGGGACCCCAGGACCGTCGTGGCAATCATACTCGGTGGGGGAGCTGGAACTCGCCTGTTCCCGCTCACAAAACGACGTGCCAAGCCTGCT GTTCCCATTGGAGGATCATATAGGCTAATTGATGTGCCTATGAGTAACTGCATAAATAGTGGCATCAACAAAGTCTACATTCTCACTCAGTTCAACTCGGCATCGCTCAACAGGCATCTTGCACGAGCTTATAACTTTGGAAGCGGGTTTGGGGATGGCTATGTCGAG GTTTTAGCTGCAACGCAAACTCCAGGCGAGGCTGGTAAAAATTGGTTTCAGGGTACTGCAGATGCAGTGCGGCAATTTCACTGGCTTTTTGAG GATCCAAGAAGTAAGGATCTTGAagatgttcttattttatcgGGCGATCACTTGTATAGGATGGACTACATGGACTTTGTACAG AGTCACCGGCAAAGTGGTGCAGATATTACAATTTCATCTTTACCCATAGATGACAG CCGTGCATCAGATTTTGGTTTGATGAAGATTGACAATGAAGGAAGGGTCATTTCGTTCAGCGAAAAGCCCAAAGGGAATGAGTTGAAAGCAATG GCAGTAGACACTACCGTTTTGGGACTCTCACAAGAAGAGGCAAAAAAGAAACCCTATATTGCTTCAATGGGAGTTTATGTCTTCAAGAAGGAAATACTTCTGAATCTTTTAAG ATGGCGTTTTCCGACCGCTAACGACTTTGGGTCAGAAATCATCCCGGCCTCAGCTAAAGAGTTCGTTATTAAG GCCTATCTATTTAACGATTACTGGGAAGACATTGGTACAATTCGGTCCTTTTTCGAAGCAAACCTTGCCCTTACTGAACAT CCACCACGATTCAGTTTCTATGATGCGACAAAGCCTATCTACACATCTAGAAGAAACTTACCACCATCAAAGATAGATGACAGCAAG ATCGTCGATTCAATTATATCACATGGTAGTTTCTTGACTAATTGCTTTGTTGAGCACAGTGTTATTGGAATACGATCACGCATAAACTCCAATGCTCACCTAAAG GATACAGTGATGCTGGGGGCGGACTCTTACGAAACGGATTCTGAAGTTGCCTATCTTCTTGGAAAGGGAAAAGTTCCAGTCGGAATTGGAGAAAATACTAAAATCAA GGAATGCATTATCGACAAGAATGCCAGAATTGGTAAAAATGTGATCATTGCAAATTCGGAG GGTATACAAGAGGCTGATAGAACGTCAGAAGGATTTCACATCCGATCAGGTGTTACAGTAATTATGAAAAATTCAACAATTAAAGATGGAACTGTGATATAG
- the LOC140874939 gene encoding peroxisomal adenine nucleotide carrier 1-like, with amino-acid sequence MESLVEASSGAVGALVSTTILYPLDTCKTKYQAENRAHHQQKYRNISDVLWEAISTRQVLSLYQGLGTKNFQAFISQFIYFYGYSFLKRLYLRQTANKSIGTKANLIIAAAAAAGTVIVTQPLDTASSKMQTSEFGKSNGLWKSLSEGSWSEAFDGLGISLLLTSNPSIQFTAFDQLKQRLLKKKTNKKGANTVSSPEALSAFSAFVLGAVSKCIATCVTYPAIRCKVVIQSVDSDGHEMHRSQPKSHRTVSGAMLSIWEKEGLLGFYKGLQAQILKTVLSSALLLMVKEKVTRTTWVLMIGLRRLLFLTRTRLKSS; translated from the exons ATGGAATCTTTGGTGGAGGCGAGCTCCGGTGCGGTGGGTGCACTGGTGAGCACCACCATTTTGTATCCCTTAGACACCTGCAAGACCAAATATCAAGCGGAGAATCGAGCTCATCACCAGCAGAAATACAG GAACATTTCGGATGTCCTTTGGGAAGCGATATCTACCCGCCAAGTGCTCTCTTTGTACCAGGGCCTAGGAACAAAGAACTTTCAGGCATTTATTTCTCAGTTTATCTATTTCTATGGCTACAGCTTCTTGAAGAGGCTGTACTTAAGACAAACCGCAAACAAATCTATTGGAACTAAAGCAAACTTGATTATTGCGGCTGCGGCCGCGGCAGGCACAGTCATAGTGACACAG CCTTTGGATACAGCATCTTCTAAGATGCAAACGAGTGAGTTTGGAAAATCCAATGGGCTTTGGAAATCTCTTTCAGAGGGCTCGTGGAGTGAGGCATTTGATGGTCTAGGCATCTCGCTTCTTCTTACTTCAAATCCTTCCATTCAG TTCACTGCATTTGATCAGTTGAAACAAAGACTATTAAAGAAGAAAACCAACAAAAAAGGCGCCAATACTGTATCATCTCCAGAAGCTCTTTCAGCATTTTCTGCTTTTGTATTAGGTGCTGTCTCGAAATGTATTGCTACCTGTGTGACATACCCGGCCATAAG GTGTAAGGTGGTGATTCAATCAGTGGACTCAGATGGACACGAGATGCATAGATCCCAACCAAAGTCCCATAGAACAGTTTCTGGGGCAATGCTTTCCATCTGGGAAAAAGAAGGTTTACTTGGTTTCTACAAAGGGTTGCAGGCCCAAATCTTGAAGACCGTTCTTAGCTCAGCTTTGCTTTTAATGGTAAAAGAGAAGGTCACAAGAACGACATGGGTACTAATGATAGGACTGAGGAGGCTTCTGTTCTTGACAAGAACCAGGTTAAAGAGTTCTTGA